A window from Corynebacterium singulare encodes these proteins:
- a CDS encoding histidine phosphatase family protein: MSTTIVHFVRHGEVYNPDKILYGRIPGYHLSSRGHSMAARTAKAFEGHDVTYLAASPLQRAQETAQPIAKVTGLEVDVDKGVIESGNRFEGLRTKGWNSQLWNPQRWPLMVNPLKPSWGEPFEQIAARMMDAAERARSKAEGHEAIVVSHQLPIVMVQRTVLGKRLAHAPWDRECDLASVTSVVYRDHEIVDIFYSSPAQDI; the protein is encoded by the coding sequence ATGTCGACCACCATCGTCCACTTCGTCCGCCATGGCGAGGTCTATAACCCGGACAAGATCCTGTACGGACGCATCCCGGGCTACCACCTGTCTTCCCGTGGACACTCCATGGCTGCGCGTACCGCGAAAGCCTTTGAAGGCCATGACGTGACGTACTTGGCGGCCTCGCCGCTCCAGCGCGCACAGGAAACCGCACAGCCGATTGCGAAGGTGACGGGTTTGGAGGTGGACGTCGATAAGGGCGTTATCGAATCCGGCAACCGCTTCGAGGGGCTGCGCACCAAGGGCTGGAATTCGCAGCTGTGGAACCCGCAGCGCTGGCCGCTCATGGTCAACCCGCTCAAGCCGTCCTGGGGCGAGCCGTTTGAGCAGATCGCCGCACGCATGATGGACGCCGCCGAGCGCGCCCGTTCGAAGGCTGAAGGTCATGAGGCCATCGTGGTCTCCCACCAGCTGCCCATCGTCATGGTTCAACGCACCGTACTGGGCAAGCGCTTGGCACACGCGCCGTGGGATCGTGAGTGTGACTTGGCGTCGGTGACCTCAGTGGTTTACCGCGATCATGAGATTGTGGACATCTTCTATTCTTCCCCTGCGCAGGACATCTAA
- a CDS encoding TlpA disulfide reductase family protein, which yields MRGLKIGAAVVVAALALAGCSQSEDNSQNAVASGGTFQFISPGGQTTIRYDEADRKPLKDFSGEDLRDESTTIKLSDFKDQIVVLNSWGQWCAPCRSESDDLQAIHTELQKRNIGTVLGINVRDFNPEISRDFMADNGLEYPSIYDPPFKTAAALGGVPTSVVPTTIVLDKQHRPAAVFLTEITEDMVLEVVDELEKEQ from the coding sequence ATGCGGGGCTTAAAGATTGGTGCCGCAGTAGTCGTGGCCGCGCTGGCGCTCGCCGGTTGCTCGCAGAGCGAAGATAATTCACAGAACGCGGTGGCCTCCGGTGGCACATTCCAGTTCATTTCACCTGGTGGCCAGACCACCATTCGCTATGACGAAGCTGACCGTAAACCACTGAAGGATTTCTCCGGCGAAGATTTGCGGGATGAGTCCACGACGATCAAGCTCTCGGATTTTAAGGATCAGATCGTCGTGCTCAACTCGTGGGGCCAGTGGTGTGCGCCGTGCCGCTCGGAATCAGATGATCTGCAGGCGATTCACACAGAGCTGCAGAAGCGCAACATCGGCACCGTGCTGGGTATTAACGTCAGAGACTTTAACCCGGAGATTTCCAGGGACTTCATGGCCGATAACGGCTTGGAGTACCCGTCCATCTACGACCCGCCGTTTAAGACGGCCGCAGCCCTCGGTGGCGTGCCGACGTCTGTGGTGCCCACCACCATCGTGTTGGATAAGCAGCACCGCCCAGCGGCGGTCTTCCTGACTGAGATCACAGAGGACATGGTTCTCGAGGTCGTTGACGAGCTGGAGAAAGAACAGTGA
- a CDS encoding cytochrome c biogenesis CcdA family protein codes for MILAADGLGQSFADAAAAGPLLLGILAAAAAGLVSFASPCVIPLVPGYMSYLASVVGGEVSYDAELGVGVGKRRQWAVVAAAALFVLGFTVVFVLATVSVFGAISALTLNADTLMRAGGIITILMGIVFMGVVPVLQKDTRMAPKRWTTWLGAPLLGGVFALGWTPCLGPTLAAILSVSAGTEGTTALRGTVLIIGYCLGLGLPFLLVAFGSAKAMRTISWMRKHSRAIQIIGGIAMILVGLALLTGLWESFINAIRQWTVSWSESTGTTLI; via the coding sequence GTGATCCTTGCCGCTGACGGGCTTGGACAGAGCTTTGCCGACGCCGCCGCGGCCGGCCCTCTTCTCCTGGGAATTCTGGCCGCTGCCGCAGCAGGTTTAGTGTCTTTTGCCTCGCCCTGTGTGATTCCCCTCGTGCCCGGCTACATGTCATACCTTGCCTCCGTGGTCGGCGGTGAGGTCAGCTACGACGCGGAGTTGGGGGTGGGCGTCGGCAAGCGTAGGCAATGGGCCGTCGTCGCTGCTGCAGCACTGTTTGTACTGGGCTTTACCGTCGTCTTTGTGCTGGCTACGGTGTCCGTGTTTGGAGCTATTTCGGCGCTGACGCTCAACGCAGACACCCTCATGCGTGCCGGCGGCATCATCACCATCCTCATGGGCATCGTGTTCATGGGCGTGGTGCCGGTGCTGCAGAAGGATACGCGCATGGCGCCGAAACGCTGGACCACCTGGCTGGGTGCTCCGCTGCTCGGTGGAGTGTTTGCGCTGGGGTGGACTCCTTGTCTGGGACCGACGCTGGCAGCCATCCTCTCCGTGTCTGCAGGCACGGAGGGGACGACGGCACTGCGTGGCACTGTCCTCATCATTGGTTATTGCCTGGGGCTGGGGCTTCCCTTTCTGCTTGTGGCATTTGGTTCTGCCAAGGCGATGCGGACTATTTCCTGGATGCGGAAACACTCCCGAGCCATCCAGATTATCGGTGGTATCGCCATGATCCTCGTGGGCCTAGCCTTGCTGACCGGCCTGTGGGAAAGCTTCATCAACGCCATTCGTCAGTGGACCGTCTCCTGGTCTGAGTCCACCGGCACGACGCTGATTTAA
- a CDS encoding cytochrome c biogenesis protein ResB, giving the protein MRYIRKAWHWLTSMRTALALLFLLAIAAIPGSLLPQRSLNESNVNDFIETNGKVAELYDKLQFFDVFSSVWFQAIYVLLMISLVGCIIPRSWDHYKAWKTPPTRAPKYLEKMPLNATGHSEKSPEDIAAATKTMLKKWRVSEVSPDKDRAGAQSFSAERGYARELCNLIFHVALVAILLTMAAGRLVTYEGQVIVVTEKNSQGQTQEQSQSTEFCNTSTSVYDSFRAGPLFDGTGLHPFCFLAHDFTADYLPNGQAEMFTSNVSYAVGDDIFSDPSTWEDYQLQVNHPLRIENNRVYLQGHGFAPTMTVEWPNGEKRTQTIQFQPNDMTYFLSSGAMRFDPPAGMYPDLYERRQNQIAIQGLFAPTAEWSGENGKLLQSSFPAMNDPAVAIDIYRGDAGLDTGRPQSFFSLDPNLIQTGQLQKIDRVNLTQGESVTLDDGTKISFDGASEFANYQISYDPFQGWVLVSALVMLLSLVGSLVIKRRRVWVRIRPSADGGTDIEMGGLARTDRAGWSEEFYALHRELLELPDPDEVEEDELYSAD; this is encoded by the coding sequence GTGAGGTATATCCGCAAAGCCTGGCACTGGCTGACCAGCATGCGCACGGCTCTGGCATTGCTCTTTTTGCTCGCCATTGCCGCTATTCCGGGCTCTCTCCTGCCGCAGCGCTCTTTGAATGAGTCCAACGTCAATGACTTCATCGAGACCAACGGCAAGGTTGCGGAGCTCTACGATAAGCTGCAATTTTTTGACGTCTTCTCTTCGGTGTGGTTCCAGGCCATCTACGTGCTGCTCATGATTTCACTGGTGGGCTGCATCATTCCGCGCTCCTGGGATCATTACAAGGCATGGAAGACTCCGCCTACCCGAGCGCCGAAATACCTGGAGAAGATGCCGCTCAACGCCACGGGACACTCGGAGAAATCTCCGGAGGACATCGCCGCGGCGACGAAGACCATGCTGAAGAAGTGGCGTGTTTCGGAGGTGTCTCCGGACAAAGACCGCGCCGGTGCGCAGTCCTTCTCCGCTGAGCGTGGCTATGCCCGAGAACTGTGCAATCTCATCTTCCACGTTGCTCTCGTGGCCATTTTGCTCACCATGGCTGCCGGCCGTTTGGTGACCTACGAGGGCCAAGTCATTGTGGTGACGGAAAAGAACTCCCAAGGCCAGACCCAGGAGCAGAGCCAATCCACGGAGTTCTGTAATACCTCCACCTCTGTGTATGATTCCTTCCGCGCCGGGCCGCTTTTCGACGGCACCGGGCTCCACCCCTTCTGCTTCCTGGCCCACGACTTCACGGCGGACTACCTGCCGAATGGCCAGGCGGAGATGTTTACCTCCAACGTGTCCTATGCCGTGGGCGATGACATCTTTAGTGACCCATCGACATGGGAGGATTACCAGCTTCAGGTAAACCACCCGCTGCGTATTGAGAATAACCGCGTTTACCTGCAAGGTCACGGCTTTGCGCCGACGATGACCGTGGAGTGGCCCAACGGCGAAAAGCGCACGCAGACCATTCAGTTCCAGCCGAATGACATGACCTACTTCCTGTCCTCGGGTGCGATGCGCTTTGATCCGCCAGCAGGTATGTACCCGGACTTGTACGAGCGCCGCCAGAATCAGATCGCCATCCAAGGGCTTTTCGCCCCAACGGCCGAGTGGTCTGGAGAAAACGGCAAGCTGCTGCAGTCTTCCTTCCCAGCGATGAATGACCCGGCCGTGGCTATTGACATCTACCGTGGCGATGCCGGTTTGGACACGGGCCGCCCGCAGTCCTTTTTCTCCCTCGACCCCAACCTCATCCAGACGGGTCAGCTGCAGAAGATCGACCGCGTCAACCTCACGCAGGGTGAGTCCGTCACACTGGATGATGGCACGAAGATCAGCTTCGATGGTGCTTCTGAGTTTGCGAACTACCAGATTTCCTATGACCCCTTCCAAGGGTGGGTTCTGGTGTCTGCCTTGGTGATGCTGCTATCCCTTGTGGGCTCGTTGGTGATTAAGCGCCGCCGCGTGTGGGTACGCATCCGCCCGTCCGCTGATGGTGGCACCGATATTGAGATGGGTGGCCTTGCCCGCACTGACCGCGCCGGCTGGTCTGAGGAGTTTTATGCTCTGCATCGTGAGCTCCTCGAGCTGCCGGACCCAGATGAGGTGGAGGAAGACGAGCTCTACTCCGCCGACTAA
- the ccsB gene encoding c-type cytochrome biogenesis protein CcsB, with the protein MQIDQNLSNFSDIAVQTAFVIYALALVMSLVYYGRMQSLIEALRARSAAAESQRELATVGAPAADTEHGDVPPAGTVDEADLAKKQERADKLGGMTQMLLWLGIALHLAAIVLRGLATSRFPFGNLYEYVLMVTAGVMVVATISMQRKEWRTMWPWLLTPILALMFYGSTKLYAESAPVVPALQSHWMPIHVTVVSLGASIGIVSGIASLLSVLRQYQHKGTEYGFFGALARPLPSAKKLDQLAYRLGVVTLPTLGLGIVLGAIWAESTWGRYWGWDPKETVSFATWILYAAYLHARATPAFRKIAPYINIAAMALMVFNLFFINMVVSGLHSYAGLN; encoded by the coding sequence ATGCAGATTGATCAGAATCTGTCCAACTTTTCGGACATCGCCGTCCAGACCGCATTCGTCATTTACGCGCTCGCGTTGGTGATGTCGCTGGTGTACTACGGCCGTATGCAGAGCCTTATCGAGGCATTGCGCGCTCGTTCAGCAGCGGCAGAGTCGCAGCGTGAGCTCGCCACCGTGGGCGCTCCCGCAGCTGACACTGAGCATGGTGACGTTCCTCCGGCCGGTACCGTTGACGAGGCTGACCTGGCCAAGAAGCAGGAGCGCGCCGACAAGTTGGGCGGGATGACGCAGATGCTGCTGTGGCTGGGCATTGCTCTGCACCTTGCGGCGATCGTGCTGCGCGGCCTGGCGACCAGCCGCTTCCCCTTTGGCAACCTCTATGAGTACGTGCTCATGGTGACCGCGGGCGTCATGGTGGTGGCCACCATATCCATGCAGCGCAAGGAGTGGCGCACCATGTGGCCGTGGCTGCTCACCCCGATCTTGGCGCTGATGTTCTACGGTTCCACCAAGCTCTACGCAGAGTCCGCGCCGGTTGTCCCGGCGTTGCAGTCGCACTGGATGCCTATCCACGTCACTGTGGTTTCGCTCGGCGCGTCAATTGGTATCGTTTCCGGCATCGCATCCCTGCTTAGTGTGCTGCGCCAGTACCAGCACAAGGGAACCGAGTATGGCTTCTTCGGTGCGCTTGCTCGCCCGCTGCCGTCAGCCAAGAAGCTGGATCAGCTGGCCTACCGCCTTGGCGTGGTGACCCTGCCGACCTTGGGGCTGGGCATCGTGCTTGGAGCGATCTGGGCAGAGTCCACTTGGGGCCGTTACTGGGGCTGGGATCCGAAGGAGACTGTGTCCTTTGCCACCTGGATCCTCTATGCTGCGTACCTCCATGCCCGCGCTACGCCTGCCTTCCGCAAGATTGCTCCCTACATCAACATCGCTGCGATGGCGCTCATGGTCTTCAACCTGTTCTTTATCAATATGGTCGTTTCCGGCCTCCACTCTTACGCGGGACTGAACTAA
- a CDS encoding helix-turn-helix domain-containing protein, with amino-acid sequence MSDTHKPRHKQGKPAGDNPQLIALGDVFAERRRELGILQQDLADKAGISRSTLHTIEHGGSGVRWEKVAAVAEALGLDMAFTPKD; translated from the coding sequence ATGTCTGATACCCACAAACCTCGCCATAAGCAAGGCAAGCCGGCCGGCGATAACCCGCAGCTCATCGCTCTTGGTGATGTCTTTGCCGAGCGCCGCCGCGAACTCGGTATCCTGCAGCAGGACTTGGCTGATAAGGCCGGAATTTCACGCTCCACCCTGCACACCATTGAGCATGGAGGCTCTGGTGTGCGCTGGGAGAAGGTCGCCGCGGTGGCGGAGGCCCTCGGCCTCGACATGGCGTTTACGCCGAAAGACTAA
- a CDS encoding DUF4229 domain-containing protein — protein MSQTENTAYESQNPEPPKPDPALKRRSRAALWKYGAARVVLFLVLTAVIQLLAIAIGVAIPVLVSALLALFVALPLSMLIFSKWRVEATQTLAEYSAQRKAHKQWVQAELAGR, from the coding sequence ATGAGCCAGACAGAGAACACCGCCTACGAGTCCCAGAACCCTGAGCCGCCAAAGCCGGATCCCGCGCTGAAGCGCCGCTCGCGCGCGGCGTTGTGGAAGTATGGCGCCGCCCGTGTGGTGCTGTTCCTCGTGCTCACCGCGGTGATTCAGCTGCTGGCTATAGCTATTGGTGTGGCCATCCCCGTGCTGGTGTCGGCTCTGCTGGCGTTGTTCGTGGCACTGCCGCTATCCATGCTGATCTTCTCGAAGTGGCGCGTGGAAGCCACCCAGACCTTGGCGGAATACTCCGCTCAGCGCAAGGCCCACAAGCAGTGGGTACAGGCAGAGCTGGCTGGCCGCTAA
- a CDS encoding 1,4-dihydroxy-2-naphthoate polyprenyltransferase — translation MSAYSATPADWLQGARPHTWANAFAPVIAGTGAAAAAHGLHWGRAFLALIVAWALIIGVNYANDYSDGIRGTDDDRTGPQRLTGGGLAKPQHVKFAAFACFGVAAIAGISLSLAANAAWFILVGAVCIAGAWFYTGGKNPYGYRGLGEIAIFIFFGLVAVLGTEFTQAGRITWTGLALAIGIGGMSSAVNLANNIRDIPSDKEAGKITLAVRLGDRRSRTLFMTLLLIPVLLTVGLAFDSWAALASLLYFPLALGAIRTVNRGARGPKLIPVLGMTGRAMLVWAVINALALAFI, via the coding sequence ATGTCTGCCTATTCCGCCACTCCTGCCGATTGGCTCCAGGGTGCTCGCCCGCACACCTGGGCCAATGCCTTTGCTCCCGTTATCGCTGGTACCGGCGCCGCCGCCGCGGCGCACGGCCTGCACTGGGGCCGCGCCTTCCTGGCACTCATCGTGGCGTGGGCGCTCATCATCGGTGTCAATTACGCCAATGACTACTCGGACGGCATTCGCGGCACCGATGATGACCGCACCGGGCCCCAACGCCTTACCGGCGGCGGGCTGGCGAAGCCGCAGCACGTGAAGTTCGCGGCATTCGCTTGCTTCGGCGTGGCGGCCATCGCCGGCATCTCGCTCTCCTTGGCAGCAAATGCGGCTTGGTTCATCCTCGTCGGTGCCGTGTGCATTGCCGGCGCCTGGTTCTATACCGGCGGCAAGAACCCGTACGGCTACCGCGGGCTAGGTGAAATCGCCATCTTCATCTTCTTCGGCCTCGTCGCAGTGCTGGGAACCGAGTTCACACAAGCAGGCCGCATCACCTGGACTGGCCTGGCTTTGGCCATCGGTATCGGTGGGATGAGCTCCGCGGTGAACTTGGCCAACAATATCCGTGACATCCCCTCCGACAAAGAAGCCGGGAAAATCACGCTGGCGGTGCGCCTGGGTGATAGGCGCTCCCGCACGCTATTCATGACCCTGCTGTTGATCCCGGTGCTGCTCACCGTGGGGCTAGCTTTTGACTCGTGGGCAGCGCTAGCCTCCTTGCTCTACTTCCCCCTAGCGCTGGGCGCTATCCGCACCGTCAACCGCGGCGCTCGCGGCCCGAAGCTCATCCCGGTTCTGGGCATGACCGGGCGCGCAATGCTCGTGTGGGCGGTCATCAACGCCCTGGCGTTGGCCTTTATTTAG
- a CDS encoding metal ABC transporter permease: MTLAATACLLAVLTALACAIPGTFVVLKGQAMLIDGIGHAVLPGIAVGYLFTADLDSPILLVTAAAGALVVALGTDALQRSPLVTADSALGLVFPALFAAGVILISTHMSHVHLDVHAVLVGDLNLAAFSNPNYCYIMAAVLGINALFLALTLPRLSATTFDADFCAARGVPTRVLHIIFMTVVACTATAAFHAAGAMLVIALMVFPSMTARLLTQRVPALVLTACGVAAISAVVGFWVAYVLDAATSAAMTVSNAVIFVAVLIIYRLRQRTSSLPQHTTPVAQ, translated from the coding sequence ATGACCCTCGCCGCCACTGCTTGTCTTCTTGCCGTCCTGACCGCCTTGGCCTGTGCTATCCCCGGCACCTTTGTTGTCCTCAAAGGCCAGGCCATGCTTATCGACGGCATCGGCCATGCCGTCCTTCCCGGAATTGCCGTCGGCTACCTCTTTACCGCAGATCTAGATTCACCCATCTTGCTCGTTACCGCGGCCGCTGGCGCCTTGGTGGTGGCGTTGGGAACTGACGCACTACAGCGCAGCCCGCTGGTGACTGCTGATTCCGCCCTCGGATTGGTCTTTCCCGCCCTGTTTGCCGCCGGAGTCATCCTGATTTCTACGCACATGAGCCACGTGCACCTTGATGTCCACGCCGTTCTCGTCGGTGATCTCAACCTCGCGGCCTTCTCCAATCCCAACTATTGCTACATCATGGCCGCAGTGCTGGGTATCAATGCTCTCTTCCTCGCCCTTACACTGCCGCGTTTATCCGCCACGACTTTTGACGCCGATTTTTGTGCCGCACGCGGGGTGCCCACGCGCGTTCTTCACATCATATTTATGACCGTGGTTGCCTGCACTGCCACCGCCGCTTTTCACGCTGCCGGTGCCATGCTGGTCATCGCCCTCATGGTATTCCCGTCGATGACTGCGCGGCTGCTTACTCAGCGCGTGCCCGCACTGGTGTTAACTGCCTGTGGCGTTGCCGCGATCAGCGCAGTCGTGGGCTTTTGGGTTGCCTATGTCCTCGACGCAGCGACCTCCGCCGCAATGACAGTGAGCAATGCCGTTATTTTCGTCGCGGTGCTCATTATCTACCGCCTTCGCCAACGCACCAGCTCATTGCCGCAGCACACCACACCAGTGGCACAATAG
- a CDS encoding metal ABC transporter permease, translating into MNPLELLQNYTYTQALLGTVLIGGCAGALGPLVYVRRTSLLADAISHSSLPGLLTAFLVATAIGWDGRNVWLLSCGALLTGTLAVGCIHLIPRLTPLGQTTAMAATLTTFFSVGMLLMQYISRRPLPGKAGIQDYLLGNASTLTRADVRSTLIIGGCVLLFLFLIHTRQAAVTFDSSFAQVAGIRTSFLNTASFFALTAITVLGVKVVGVVLMVAVVISPAAAARPWTTRLLPFIALSGFLGAATAALGCYVSIAHGPLPTGPVIVLVQAALVTISLLSRKLAS; encoded by the coding sequence ATGAACCCACTCGAGCTTCTTCAGAACTACACCTATACCCAGGCACTCCTGGGCACCGTGCTCATCGGTGGCTGCGCTGGCGCGCTAGGCCCACTGGTATATGTTCGCCGCACCAGCCTGCTGGCCGATGCCATCTCGCATTCTTCCCTGCCTGGACTGCTCACCGCCTTCCTCGTGGCCACCGCCATTGGCTGGGACGGGCGAAATGTCTGGCTTCTTTCTTGCGGCGCCCTGCTCACCGGAACCCTCGCGGTGGGGTGCATTCACCTCATCCCGCGGTTAACTCCCCTGGGGCAAACCACTGCGATGGCGGCCACGCTAACCACATTTTTCTCGGTGGGAATGCTGCTCATGCAGTATATTTCCCGCCGACCATTGCCTGGCAAGGCCGGAATCCAGGATTATTTGCTGGGAAATGCCTCCACGCTCACTCGCGCGGATGTACGGTCCACACTCATCATCGGTGGCTGCGTGCTGCTTTTTCTTTTCCTCATTCACACCCGGCAGGCCGCAGTCACTTTTGATTCAAGTTTTGCCCAGGTAGCCGGCATCCGCACCTCGTTCCTCAACACGGCTAGTTTCTTCGCCCTCACCGCCATCACGGTGCTCGGCGTCAAAGTCGTCGGCGTAGTGCTCATGGTCGCCGTGGTCATCAGCCCTGCCGCCGCTGCCCGCCCCTGGACCACGCGCTTGCTACCTTTCATCGCGCTCTCCGGGTTCCTCGGCGCGGCCACCGCTGCTCTCGGCTGCTATGTCTCCATTGCGCACGGCCCGCTGCCCACCGGTCCGGTCATCGTCTTGGTTCAGGCAGCGCTCGTCACCATCAGCCTCCTCAGCAGAAAGCTCGCCTCATGA
- a CDS encoding metal ABC transporter ATP-binding protein, producing MLHVEKLTAGYPRTPVLHDASFTLTPATITGLVGANGSGKSTLVRTLVGLLPPLACGSMTFDGVDLAHFRQRLGYMPQHADIDWSYPATAFDVALMGRTAGLRWWQWPSRADKDAAHAALSRTGMQAHAQLPISALSGGQRQRVLLARTLVSEPEFIILDEPFAGVDAASQRAIMDVLKELRENGVTILLVHHNLAEVADFCDEVLMVGHGRLIAAGPTEQVLTESAIADMFSLPS from the coding sequence ATGCTCCACGTTGAAAAACTCACCGCCGGCTATCCACGCACGCCGGTGCTTCACGACGCCTCCTTCACCCTCACCCCCGCGACCATCACCGGACTGGTAGGCGCGAATGGGTCGGGAAAGTCCACTCTGGTCCGCACGCTGGTCGGGCTCCTTCCGCCTCTAGCCTGCGGGTCGATGACCTTCGATGGCGTCGATCTGGCACATTTTCGGCAGCGTCTCGGATATATGCCCCAACATGCGGATATCGATTGGAGCTACCCGGCCACCGCCTTCGACGTCGCCCTGATGGGCCGCACCGCCGGGCTGCGCTGGTGGCAGTGGCCCAGCCGCGCTGACAAAGACGCCGCTCACGCCGCGCTTTCCCGCACCGGAATGCAGGCACACGCGCAGCTGCCGATTTCCGCCCTGTCTGGTGGTCAGCGCCAGCGCGTGTTGTTGGCGCGCACGCTCGTGAGCGAGCCGGAATTCATCATCCTCGACGAGCCCTTCGCTGGTGTCGATGCCGCGAGTCAGCGCGCCATCATGGATGTACTCAAGGAACTGCGCGAGAACGGCGTGACCATCCTGCTGGTGCATCACAACCTGGCGGAGGTCGCCGACTTTTGCGATGAGGTCCTCATGGTCGGCCACGGCCGGCTCATTGCTGCTGGCCCCACCGAGCAGGTACTTACCGAGTCCGCCATTGCCGACATGTTTTCCCTGCCATCATGA
- a CDS encoding metal ABC transporter substrate-binding protein, translating into MKKIIALPLASLVAATALTACTSSDSAEAQDDNLTIFATTGYLADAAANIAPDADITTMVGPGGDPHTYQPTTRDIEKMQDADLVLWNGLHLEAQMVDQLSSLGEKQLAVGEQLDTADLLPWPEQGDKGEKLYDPHIWNSPELWSQVVDHIGTKLGEIDSDNAEDYAAAADEYEDKIAAAHDKAAKELESASPRVLITGHDAFNYFGKTFDFEVQATDFVTTEATKSATEISELADTIAEKKVPVIFQDNQANPQAITSLKEAVESRNWTVTISDEELFADTLGPEAPTDTYLGAFEHNASAVAKALS; encoded by the coding sequence GTGAAGAAAATTATTGCCCTTCCCCTCGCTTCCCTCGTGGCTGCCACCGCGCTGACTGCCTGCACCAGCAGCGACTCCGCCGAAGCCCAGGACGACAATCTGACGATCTTCGCCACGACCGGTTACTTGGCTGATGCGGCCGCCAACATCGCCCCGGACGCCGACATCACCACCATGGTCGGCCCCGGCGGCGATCCACACACCTACCAGCCCACCACGCGCGATATTGAAAAGATGCAGGACGCCGACCTCGTCCTCTGGAATGGCCTTCACCTCGAGGCGCAAATGGTGGACCAGCTCTCCTCCCTCGGTGAGAAGCAGCTAGCTGTCGGCGAACAGCTCGATACTGCTGACCTCCTGCCGTGGCCCGAGCAAGGCGACAAGGGCGAAAAACTCTACGACCCGCACATCTGGAATAGCCCCGAGCTGTGGAGCCAGGTCGTCGATCACATCGGCACCAAACTCGGTGAAATCGACTCTGACAATGCCGAAGACTATGCCGCGGCCGCCGATGAATATGAAGACAAGATTGCAGCCGCGCACGACAAGGCCGCTAAGGAACTCGAAAGCGCCTCCCCGCGCGTTCTCATCACCGGCCATGACGCTTTCAATTACTTCGGCAAGACCTTCGACTTTGAAGTCCAAGCCACCGACTTCGTGACCACCGAAGCCACCAAGTCCGCCACTGAGATCTCCGAGCTCGCGGATACCATCGCGGAGAAAAAGGTCCCCGTTATCTTCCAAGATAACCAGGCGAACCCACAGGCCATCACTTCTCTCAAGGAAGCCGTAGAATCCCGCAACTGGACAGTCACCATCTCGGATGAGGAGCTCTTTGCCGATACCCTCGGCCCGGAAGCCCCCACCGATACCTACCTCGGAGCCTTTGAGCACAACGCTAGTGCCGTGGCGAAAGCACTGAGCTAA
- a CDS encoding metal-dependent transcriptional regulator, with translation MHISELPERTQDYLKILWTYEEKEGANTAMPLGDLAKAAGQKLPTTSEAVKRLAAKGLVEHERYFGVRLVEEGRRLAVAMVRRHRLLETFLVRTLGYTWDEVHDEAEMLEHATSDRLVERLDSFLGNPARDPHGDPIPAPDGTAEPVSRITLIDVPAQTPVTVEQVTDADGEFLRYLDKNGVRPGVELSVVAPSVAGVLEVAVDGGAHFPLGESAARGIAVRSFGEAEA, from the coding sequence ATGCACATCAGCGAGCTGCCCGAACGTACCCAGGATTACCTCAAGATCCTCTGGACCTATGAGGAGAAAGAGGGCGCTAATACCGCGATGCCGCTGGGGGACCTAGCTAAAGCGGCGGGGCAGAAGCTGCCCACCACGTCGGAGGCGGTCAAGCGCCTGGCCGCGAAGGGGCTGGTGGAACACGAACGCTACTTTGGTGTTCGGCTTGTTGAGGAAGGCCGGCGGCTGGCTGTGGCAATGGTGCGCCGGCATCGACTCCTGGAAACCTTCCTCGTGCGCACTCTGGGCTATACCTGGGATGAGGTGCACGATGAGGCGGAAATGCTAGAGCACGCGACGTCCGACAGGCTCGTTGAACGCCTCGATTCTTTCCTGGGCAACCCCGCCCGCGATCCGCATGGTGATCCCATACCTGCCCCGGATGGCACTGCCGAGCCGGTCTCGCGCATTACGCTTATCGACGTCCCCGCGCAGACCCCCGTCACCGTGGAGCAGGTCACTGACGCGGATGGCGAATTTCTGCGCTACCTGGATAAAAATGGAGTGCGGCCGGGAGTGGAATTGTCCGTCGTTGCCCCCTCGGTTGCGGGTGTGCTCGAGGTTGCCGTCGACGGCGGTGCGCACTTCCCCCTCGGGGAATCCGCTGCGCGCGGCATTGCCGTACGCAGCTTTGGCGAAGCGGAGGCTTAG